In the Chaetodon trifascialis isolate fChaTrf1 chromosome 15, fChaTrf1.hap1, whole genome shotgun sequence genome, gagactgaagcttataaagacactgaggagaggaggaggaggaggaggaggaggaggaggaggaggaggaggaggaggaggaggagtttcaaCACTCAGCACTGGTTTCAGTCATGAATAAATATCCACAAAATGAgtctgtttcagtttgtttttttgttgttcttgttgtcaTTGGAGGTCTGATGATGACCTTTACATCAGTGCTAATATACAAGACTCTGGACATGTTTCAGTCCTGACTGTCTGTTGcagtctgttctgtcctgtttggTGGTCGATCCAAAcctgacagtgatggatgaacagaGTCCAGACTGGATGACTGCAGTGTGGAACTggaccagcagctcctgaggcaGGTTGAACTTCCTGACTTTACACAGGACGTTCATCCTCTGCTGGGCCTTTTTACTGATTGTGGTGATATTGGATGTCCACGTTGGTTTCTGGGAGATTGTGGACCACACCAGAGGACCAGCTGTCCATCCTCCCATCTGTATGAAGACTCATCACCGTCGTGTGGTCGATGGTCGTTGTGTCGTCTGCAGACTTAACAAGTTTAACAGACGAGTGTGCTGAGGTGCAGTCGTTGGAGTAGAGGGGGAAGAGCAGTGGGGAGAGCACACCTCCCTGAGGGACGCCACTGCTGATTGACCAGGTGCTGGATGTGATTTTATCCAATCTCACCTGCTGCATTTTGTTAGTCAGGAACTTTGTGATCTGACAGGTAGAAAATAAGAAGCTGGAGTAAACACAACTGTTTATCCCTTATCATACTTAGAGAAGTGTCCTCTCATCAGCTTAGCATGATCCAATATATAAGTCCTGTCATTAATGTCTTGGAAGCACATTATTCATTTGTGAATCTAAAATAGTATTTTCTGGAAACAATGAGTTTTGTAACAGTGTAATAAATCATGACCTGTCGTTGCATGTGTGAATATTGTTTATATTTAGCAAATGTTTCTGTTGGGAAGTTACAGAAAGCATTGGCTGTTTGCTGACTGCCAGTCAAGACCTGTGAGAGACTCAAAAAGCAgaagtgaggaggtttttgtcacagtgtaaatcactgtgatacccACTCATTGACAGAGTTGTCCCATGTGTTACAGTAATAGACTgctgagtctccctcctccacattgttgatgatcaaacgataatctgattttgactgatgagtagatgtgaactttggagaCGAGAAACCAGAGCCATACTTTGGAGAGCTATCGCTGTGATGAAACTTCAGTACAAACTGAGGAActcctcctggaatctgtttGTACCATCGAGCACCATAGTCAGTCACAGTGCCCAGGTTACAGTCCatggtggctgtctctcctgtcctcagcgtcacaacaggaggcttctgtgtcaccaccgtcacaccactcacacctggaaacaacaagatgacatgaagtcaagagaaacacacagactgatgaatccaacatgagctgaaagctgcagtaagtcagcctccttacatgttagagcagtgatgagagtgcagagggtccccagcatgttgtcagtgtgtgctgtaaacgtcccttactgtccagctgagaagtgagcagggttggagtgtgaggagaagagagactgaagcttataaagacactgaggaggaggaggaggaggaggaggaggaggaggagttaaCATCAGTGTTGATATTCTCAGTGgtggtacaaatgttctttttaaggATCTGTTCAAGtcaaaagacttaaaaaaaaaacataatcacaTGATAAATAGGATGTTGCTGGATTTCAGATTATTTATAAATCCTGatttacatttgtgaatccttctgtgtGCACTCATTAATACTGAGACTGATCGGACTAAATCCAACAGAAATAACATATATGAAGGACCCCAGCCTCTGCAGCCATCGTCGCGTTCAGTTATtcctggtgtttcctgtgttttctccctgACCTCGTGTCTCCTGTGCTCCcctctttgttcctctgtgtgtttgtctgtggatgtgttgtggtcgtagctctcctctgctcctcacttcCTGATTGCTGTTCAGCAGACACACCTGCTCCaagcagctcacctgcagccgTGAGAACTCCAGTTGAGCTCACCATCAATTCGTCTCACCTTTCCCAAGTCCTACGTAAACTGTGTTCAATCATCTTCAGCCTTTGAGTGTTGCTTTTGAGTACAGAGTTAACTGGACATAACAGAAGgattacattttaatgatagATCTGATGTAGCAGTGGCAAATGGCAAATATGAGCCACATGTTGCCTCTATTGCTTGTAATCAAGATTAAGTTAacacttttatttcacattaattattatggcttcatttttttaaaaccacGATGTTGACAGTCCACCTGACCCCTGAAAATTTCATGTATAACACCACATAAGGTTTGAATcctaactttaaaaaaaaactagttTATTGTGGATGaaggtgaaatgtttttactgaTTAACTTCTTCAAtaagtttattattatcaatattatgGTTGTTAAAGAATGAATGCAACATACTTATAAATATGTCCTTTCGTCGGTTCTTTGTTctggctgtgttttgtctgctctggttctgtttctgtttctctgcagggctggagtGTGGCAGGGGTGGGGCTGATCTCCTGTGAAGTGAGCGGCTTCTTGACCTACCTGACTCTAATCCTCGCTCATCAAGACTCTCCTTTTTAAGctggcttctcccacactcctgTACCAGATGATTCCCTCTCTTACCCTCTGTGTCTCACCACAGGTTgatctcctggtccctgccacgCTTCTCCAGCCGATGCTGTAGTTCTGTGCAGTGCTTTTGGTTCGCTCATGTgagttttgtatttttcctgAACGATTGTTTGTTCTTGTCTGCTGAGTTTTTCCCCAACGATGAtattgttggtttttttttgttctctttgttttggttgctgagtttttttttccacagctgtgatttttttttttttttttggttgttgtttttctttttaaatcaataAACTTTGTTAATTTCTTTCTGCATTCTGGACCCTCGCCTTCCTTGCGACCTTAATATTCTTGGTCAAGGaaaatgaattgttttacattgttgaaaacaaatgattggacATGGTGGGATGTTACACTGAGCCTGTCTGTGGCTCTAATATCAGTGGAcatgtgtcagagagtcagaaagcagaagtatttagtgaggaggtttttgtcacagtgtaaatcactgtgatacagctgcagaagcagagctgtcccatgtttgacagtaatagactgctgagtctccctcctccacattgctgatgatcaaacgataatctgattttgactgatgagtagatgtgaactttggagaTGAGAAACCAGAGCCATAGCTGGGAGAGCTCCAGCTGTGATGAAACCTCAGTACATGCTGAGGAGctcctcctggaatctgtttGTACCAACTAGCAGCATTGTTAGTCACAGTGCCCAGGTTACAGTCCatggtggctgtctctcctgtcctcagcgtcacaacaggaggcttctgtgtcaccaccgtcacaccactcacacctggaaacaacaagatgacatgaagtcgcgagaaacacacagactgatgaatccaacatgagctgaaagctgcagtaagtcagcctccttacatgttagagcagtgatgagagtgcagagggtccccagcatgttgtcagtgtgtgctgagaatgGCCTTGGAACTTGGAAAgtgagcttcctgctgacagattggagggtttggaggatgaggagaggaggtgctggaggagcaatTTAAGACAAGATTGAAActgagagtgactgacaggaggaggagctttgcttcaatctgcatgctttgccacatttcttgctctcttatcttctgtgaagggaaaagtcttttctgtctccattattGTCTCTGTGGACAATGTCTCCCCCGACcccaaaatatgacaacatgatgatttgaaaaagaCTTCCTGCACTTTTATTATCATagatttgtttctttgctcacttCTTAATAAAAGGGATTGAATTGAGTTCCCTCTGatttcacagagagctgacacttgacctcttcatttacatgcagctaTAAATAAGCAGAGGAGGCCTGCAGGTGCATCctgggaaggaagagaggaggagcagagaggtgacGCTTCACTGACGGAGGATGAAAACTCAGTTTCATTTGCTCATTTCATCTGATTGTTGTAACGGCTGCAAGCAACTTAAATCAAAAAAAGGTGATATTAATCTCTCTGTTGAGCTTTTATTGCAAATTAACACCTAATAACAATGTAGctttctgaagaaaacacactgaagtaataATCAGACACAAATATGTCTGTTATCTCTGTGTCCTGGATTCATGAGA is a window encoding:
- the LOC139343518 gene encoding immunoglobulin lambda-1 light chain-like; its protein translation is MLGTLCTLITALTCVSGVTVVTQKPPVVTLRTGETATMDCNLGTVTDYGARWYKQIPGGVPQFVLKFHHSDSSPKYGSGFSSPKFTSTHQSKSDYRLIINNVEEGDSAVYYCNTWDNSVNEVVFGQGTKLIVTSSSLPPPVLTVFPPSRAELQSNKATLVCLSSQSVPFADVSWLSGGSPVSSGISTSTAVQQADQTFRISSSLAIQTSDWDMDKVYTCKVSLGSQTSQKDINKSHCPTQE